A section of the Paenibacillus yonginensis genome encodes:
- a CDS encoding glycerophosphodiester phosphodiesterase, protein MNNFLNIAHRGASGYCPENTMAAFKRAIELGANGIETDVQMTADGHLVLIHDEGLQRTAGSPKRVKDVTLEELRTLDAGSWYDPSFAGERVPTLRELLELVLPTSVQVNIELKNGIVQYPGLEEAVIQEVRELGLSDRIIISSFNHYSLVKCKQLAPEIRTGVLYMEGLYEPWKYAAGLGADALHPHYFAVLPEWVAASAEQNIAYHPFTVNKEEDMKRLLEAGVAAIITDYPDKLGSLLQVKNK, encoded by the coding sequence GTGAACAACTTTTTAAATATTGCCCACAGGGGAGCATCCGGCTATTGTCCGGAAAATACGATGGCAGCGTTTAAGCGTGCTATTGAGCTTGGCGCAAACGGCATCGAAACTGATGTGCAAATGACGGCTGACGGTCATCTGGTGCTTATTCATGACGAAGGGCTGCAAAGAACCGCCGGTTCGCCGAAGCGGGTCAAAGACGTGACCTTGGAAGAGCTCCGCACTTTGGACGCAGGCTCCTGGTATGACCCATCTTTTGCCGGAGAACGGGTGCCAACGCTTCGCGAGCTGCTGGAATTGGTGCTGCCGACCTCTGTCCAGGTCAATATTGAACTGAAGAACGGGATCGTGCAATATCCGGGGCTGGAAGAAGCCGTTATCCAGGAAGTCCGCGAACTCGGATTAAGCGACCGGATCATTATTTCCAGCTTTAATCATTATTCGCTGGTGAAATGCAAACAGCTGGCACCGGAAATCCGGACAGGCGTGTTATACATGGAAGGTTTATATGAGCCTTGGAAATATGCGGCCGGTTTGGGGGCGGATGCGCTGCATCCTCACTACTTTGCCGTGCTGCCTGAATGGGTGGCGGCTTCGGCGGAACAGAACATCGCTTACCATCCTTTTACCGTTAATAAGGAAGAGGACATGAAGCGGCTGCTAGAAGCCGGCGTTGCGGCCATCATCACCGATTATCCCGACAAGCTCGGCAGCCTGCTGCAGGTGAAGAACAAGTAA
- a CDS encoding LysR family transcriptional regulator, whose protein sequence is MNLHALRLFHVIASSGSVTRASEQLNISQPAITAQVKKFEKELGLNLLKPQGRGIALTEAGEKLAAHATRLFAVEQQIEQLVLDYQSGAKGAIRLAATYLPANFLLPAWIAGFKQKYEQVEMSITTTNSAGAMKLLLNMEADMAVFGGAAEEWEDSIQMEQLFEDELWFVVSPLHPYAGRKIGLEEMVKQPFVMREEGSSTRERLFSLCRTYNLPAPRVALQFNGLHEAITSVVAGYGASFVSSLVVRDYVERGALCRVDVEGIRLRNTIGVCTRRKEPLSAAADHFIQMIRQSPYVQTPV, encoded by the coding sequence TTGAATCTGCATGCCTTGCGTCTGTTCCATGTCATTGCTTCATCAGGCAGCGTAACCCGGGCTTCGGAGCAGCTGAATATCAGCCAGCCGGCCATTACCGCGCAGGTGAAGAAATTCGAGAAGGAGCTCGGTCTAAACCTTCTGAAACCCCAGGGCAGGGGAATCGCGCTGACGGAAGCCGGTGAAAAATTAGCCGCCCATGCAACGCGCCTGTTTGCCGTTGAGCAGCAGATCGAACAGCTCGTGCTGGATTACCAGTCCGGCGCCAAAGGTGCCATCAGGCTTGCGGCTACCTATCTGCCCGCAAATTTTCTGCTTCCCGCATGGATTGCGGGTTTCAAACAAAAATACGAGCAGGTCGAAATGTCCATCACCACCACCAATTCGGCCGGTGCCATGAAGCTGCTGCTAAATATGGAGGCAGATATGGCGGTATTTGGAGGCGCAGCGGAAGAGTGGGAGGACAGCATTCAAATGGAGCAGCTGTTTGAAGACGAGCTGTGGTTTGTTGTCTCTCCGCTGCATCCTTATGCCGGCCGGAAGATCGGCTTGGAGGAGATGGTCAAGCAGCCTTTTGTCATGCGGGAAGAAGGAAGCTCCACCCGTGAGCGGTTATTCTCCCTGTGCCGTACCTATAATCTGCCGGCTCCCCGTGTGGCCCTGCAGTTTAACGGCCTGCACGAAGCCATTACCTCCGTCGTTGCCGGTTATGGGGCCAGCTTTGTTTCTTCGCTGGTGGTGCGCGATTACGTAGAGCGAGGCGCGTTATGCAGGGTGGACGTAGAGGGGATCCGGCTTCGGAACACCATCGGCGTATGTACCCGGAGGAAGGAACCCTTGTCGGCCGCAGCTGATCACTTCATCCAGATGATCCGGCAGAGTCCTTATGTGCAAACTCCGGTATAA
- a CDS encoding MerR family transcriptional regulator translates to MYGFDHNRSYTIAEIAEQTGLSPDTLRYYEKIGLILPPERGYSGQRKYSPADLSKIVFVTHLRNTRMPLKKIQEYIEAYNVQNEEKCYALLDEHRQTVESEIEEWKATLDLLKYKLEHFQEVKDGKLSKGADQHEDK, encoded by the coding sequence GTGTACGGGTTTGATCATAACCGGTCCTACACCATTGCCGAAATTGCCGAACAGACCGGTCTTTCGCCGGATACGCTCAGGTATTACGAGAAAATCGGGCTGATTCTTCCGCCGGAACGTGGGTATAGCGGGCAGCGCAAGTATAGTCCAGCGGACTTAAGCAAAATCGTATTCGTCACTCATCTCAGAAACACGCGCATGCCGCTTAAGAAGATTCAGGAATATATTGAAGCTTATAACGTACAGAATGAGGAAAAATGCTACGCCCTGCTGGACGAGCACCGGCAGACCGTTGAATCGGAAATTGAGGAATGGAAAGCCACGCTGGATTTGCTGAAGTACAAGCTGGAGCATTTCCAGGAAGTGAAAGACGGCAAGTTATCGAAAGGAGCAGATCAACATGAAGACAAATGA
- a CDS encoding O-methyltransferase, whose protein sequence is MGWQKLWTQVDGYMADRLVAEDEVLKRVWQNNREAGLPEIDVAPNQGQLLQLLVRMQGAQRILEIGTLGGYSTVWMARALPEDGELVTLEYDPHHAEVAQQNLELAGVSDKVTIRVGAALDELAKMEQERAGDFDFIFIDADKPNNPGYLEWALKFSHPGTVIVGDNVVRGGEILNPNSEDPRVRGVQNFFDMLAKEPRVTATALQTVGIKGYDGFMMGIVNG, encoded by the coding sequence ATGGGATGGCAGAAATTGTGGACGCAAGTAGATGGTTACATGGCGGATCGTTTGGTCGCTGAAGATGAAGTGCTGAAGCGGGTTTGGCAAAACAACAGAGAAGCCGGACTCCCTGAAATCGACGTCGCGCCTAATCAGGGACAGCTGCTGCAGCTGCTCGTGCGGATGCAGGGGGCACAACGGATTCTGGAGATCGGCACGCTGGGAGGCTACAGCACGGTTTGGATGGCCCGAGCTCTTCCGGAAGACGGCGAGCTGGTCACGCTGGAATATGATCCTCATCATGCAGAGGTAGCCCAGCAGAATCTGGAGCTGGCAGGCGTAAGCGACAAGGTGACAATCCGGGTAGGAGCGGCGCTTGATGAGCTTGCGAAAATGGAACAGGAGCGGGCCGGCGATTTTGATTTTATCTTTATCGATGCCGACAAACCAAACAATCCGGGGTATCTGGAGTGGGCCTTGAAATTTTCGCACCCTGGAACAGTTATTGTCGGGGACAATGTGGTGCGCGGCGGGGAGATCTTGAATCCAAACAGCGAAGATCCGCGGGTAAGAGGGGTGCAGAACTTTTTCGACATGCTGGCTAAAGAACCCCGCGTCACCGCAACCGCCCTGCAAACGGTTGGGATCAAAGGTTATGACGGGTTTATGATGGGGATTGTGAACGGATAA
- a CDS encoding DUF6530 family protein, which produces MKIPTSLKHKPVIVSENYENVDGRYAGETDAKGLSLGLAQWNDRGKVDISAKVWRYTGEKWSRQSEELPLHRVLDLAILVTSSMAHFREAYRYEDLYDPENPVIDRVGLQGDAMTVAVATDNDKIKEDIKLFSQALSDDSELIGERLRTLSRILKEMGY; this is translated from the coding sequence ATGAAAATTCCTACCAGTCTTAAACATAAGCCGGTTATTGTTTCCGAGAATTATGAAAATGTGGACGGCAGATACGCCGGAGAAACGGACGCCAAAGGCCTGTCCCTGGGTTTGGCCCAATGGAATGACCGCGGCAAGGTGGATATTTCCGCCAAGGTCTGGCGGTACACCGGGGAGAAGTGGTCAAGACAGTCCGAGGAGCTGCCGCTCCACCGGGTGCTTGACCTGGCGATTTTGGTGACGAGCAGCATGGCCCATTTTCGTGAAGCGTACCGGTATGAAGATTTGTATGATCCGGAGAATCCGGTTATTGACCGCGTGGGCCTGCAGGGGGACGCCATGACGGTTGCGGTGGCTACGGACAACGACAAAATCAAGGAAGACATCAAACTGTTCAGCCAGGCGCTTAGCGATGACAGCGAGCTGATCGGAGAACGCCTGCGGACGCTGTCGCGAATTTTAAAGGAAATGGGATATTAA
- a CDS encoding ABC transporter substrate-binding protein produces the protein MKGFRFKKSLLLLTTALTVALAGCGSNSGSGNAGASSNNGGGNNGTASNNSGTAAAATAAPAPVKLTWWHSMSGTNEKAINEIVSDFNASHQDIQVEAVFQGSYDESLNKLKASIGSNSGPDLMQVYEIGSKFMIDSKLITPVQQFIDADNYDLSQLEPNITRYYTIDGKLNAMPFNTSNPILYYNKDAFKAAGLDPENPPKTYEDFEKAAKALAKNGKPAASIAIYGWFMEQFFANQNADYVNNGNGRESTATESLLNSDAGVKTLEWWKRMLDEKAVSNLGRKTDDTDAAFAAGQIAMTLDSTASLRNIVQSVGGKFEVGTGFLPRPADAKEGGVVVGGASLYIMNNKPEEEQKATWEFIKYLATPEVQAKWSVNTGYFPITKAAYDQQVLKDNMAKYPQFQTAVDQLHASTESTATSGAVMGVFPEARQIVEGAIEAALNGQKEPKAALDEAAKQITDKIAQYNKTVQN, from the coding sequence ATGAAGGGGTTTCGTTTCAAGAAAAGTTTGCTTCTGCTGACTACGGCTTTGACTGTAGCCTTGGCAGGATGCGGTTCCAATTCCGGCAGCGGCAATGCGGGCGCAAGCTCAAACAACGGCGGCGGCAATAATGGCACGGCCAGCAACAATTCCGGTACGGCAGCTGCTGCAACGGCAGCCCCTGCCCCTGTTAAACTCACATGGTGGCACTCCATGTCGGGAACCAACGAGAAGGCGATTAATGAAATCGTGTCTGATTTCAACGCAAGCCATCAGGACATCCAGGTTGAAGCCGTATTCCAGGGCAGCTATGACGAAAGCTTGAATAAACTCAAAGCTTCGATCGGATCGAACAGTGGCCCCGACCTGATGCAAGTGTACGAAATCGGCAGTAAATTCATGATCGATTCCAAACTGATTACGCCGGTTCAACAATTTATTGATGCAGACAACTACGATCTGTCCCAGCTGGAACCCAACATTACCCGTTACTATACTATTGACGGTAAGTTGAACGCGATGCCGTTTAATACTTCCAACCCGATCCTGTATTACAACAAAGACGCCTTTAAAGCGGCCGGACTTGATCCGGAGAACCCGCCAAAGACGTACGAGGATTTCGAGAAAGCGGCCAAGGCTTTGGCTAAAAACGGCAAACCAGCTGCCTCGATCGCGATTTACGGCTGGTTTATGGAGCAGTTCTTCGCCAATCAAAATGCCGACTACGTCAACAACGGCAACGGCCGTGAAAGCACAGCTACGGAATCACTGCTTAATTCCGACGCCGGCGTAAAAACGCTGGAATGGTGGAAACGGATGCTGGATGAGAAAGCCGTCTCCAACCTGGGACGGAAAACAGACGATACTGACGCCGCGTTTGCTGCAGGGCAAATCGCTATGACGCTTGATTCCACAGCTTCCCTGCGCAACATCGTACAATCCGTTGGCGGCAAGTTCGAAGTAGGCACAGGTTTCCTGCCTAGACCTGCTGACGCTAAAGAAGGCGGCGTGGTTGTGGGCGGCGCCAGCTTGTATATCATGAACAACAAACCTGAAGAAGAACAAAAAGCAACATGGGAATTCATCAAATATTTGGCCACCCCTGAAGTTCAGGCGAAATGGAGCGTAAATACAGGTTACTTCCCGATCACAAAAGCAGCTTACGATCAACAGGTATTGAAGGACAACATGGCTAAATATCCGCAGTTCCAAACGGCTGTTGATCAGCTGCATGCTTCTACGGAATCCACGGCTACTTCGGGCGCGGTAATGGGCGTATTCCCGGAAGCCCGCCAAATCGTGGAAGGCGCTATTGAAGCAGCACTGAACGGCCAGAAAGAACCAAAAGCAGCTTTGGATGAGGCTGCTAAACAAATTACAGATAAAATTGCTCAATACAACAAAACCGTTCAGAATTAA
- the ltrA gene encoding group II intron reverse transcriptase/maturase, with protein sequence MKVTETGAKGSQLLTEDSLQKNSAEHEGYAGVHSPARITETDDTNATESKDRLLEKIVSRDNLNEAFKRVKANKGSHGIDGMGVDELLQYLRDNGETIKQLILGGKYRPNPVRRVEIPKENGKKRNLGIPTVVDRVIQQAIAQVLTPIYERQFSDNSYGFRPKRSAHHAMKRSQQYVQEGYRYVVDMDLEKYFDTVNQSKLIEVLSRTIKDGRVISLIHKYLRAGVVVKHKFEDTEIGVPQGGNLSPILSNIMLNELDKELEARGHRFVRYADDMLIFCRSRRSAERTLTKILPYIEKKLFLKVNREKTIVDDATKVKFLGFSFYQSKGETRVRIHPKSVSKMKAKVKELTSRSNGMGNTDRALKLRRYIMGWVNYFKLADMKQLLQTTDKWMRRRIRMVFWKQWKRVRTKLERLISLGIHEQKAWEYANTRKGYWRISNSPILSKSLGNNRLKNLGFLFFSDYYRQVTAHS encoded by the coding sequence ATGAAAGTTACCGAAACAGGAGCCAAGGGCAGCCAACTTCTAACGGAAGACTCTTTGCAAAAGAATAGTGCGGAACACGAAGGATATGCGGGAGTGCACAGTCCTGCGAGGATAACCGAAACCGACGACACCAACGCAACCGAGTCGAAGGACCGGTTGCTTGAGAAAATCGTTAGCAGGGACAACTTGAACGAAGCATTCAAGAGAGTCAAAGCGAACAAGGGATCGCACGGAATCGACGGGATGGGAGTAGATGAACTTCTACAATATCTCAGAGACAACGGCGAGACCATCAAGCAACTGATCTTGGGCGGCAAGTACCGCCCGAATCCCGTTCGAAGGGTAGAGATTCCCAAAGAGAACGGAAAGAAGAGAAACCTTGGCATCCCAACAGTGGTTGACCGAGTCATCCAGCAGGCAATCGCCCAAGTGCTTACGCCAATTTATGAGAGGCAGTTTTCAGACAACAGCTACGGATTCCGACCCAAACGGAGCGCACACCACGCGATGAAACGAAGCCAACAATACGTGCAAGAGGGATATCGTTACGTGGTGGATATGGACTTGGAGAAATACTTTGACACCGTCAACCAAAGCAAGCTTATCGAGGTGCTTTCAAGAACGATCAAAGACGGACGAGTGATCTCGCTCATCCATAAGTATCTCCGGGCGGGAGTCGTCGTGAAGCATAAGTTTGAGGACACGGAAATCGGCGTACCGCAGGGAGGGAACCTAAGTCCGATTCTCAGCAATATCATGCTGAATGAATTGGACAAGGAACTGGAAGCAAGAGGACATCGATTCGTGCGATACGCAGACGATATGCTCATATTCTGCCGGAGCAGGAGGAGTGCGGAGCGTACCCTGACGAAAATTCTCCCTTACATCGAGAAGAAGTTGTTTCTCAAGGTAAACCGGGAGAAAACGATTGTGGACGATGCGACAAAAGTTAAATTTCTTGGCTTCTCATTCTACCAGAGCAAAGGGGAAACGCGGGTCAGAATCCATCCCAAATCCGTATCCAAGATGAAAGCTAAAGTGAAAGAGCTAACGTCGAGAAGCAACGGAATGGGCAACACCGACCGGGCGCTGAAGCTTAGGCGTTACATCATGGGATGGGTAAATTATTTCAAGCTTGCTGACATGAAACAACTACTCCAAACCACTGATAAATGGATGAGAAGGCGTATCCGAATGGTCTTCTGGAAGCAATGGAAACGAGTGAGGACGAAACTCGAAAGGCTTATATCGCTCGGAATTCATGAACAGAAGGCGTGGGAATACGCAAACACAAGAAAGGGCTATTGGAGAATCTCCAATAGCCCAATCCTCTCGAAGTCCCTCGGTAACAATAGGCTGAAGAACCTCGGATTCCTTTTCTTTTCTGATTATTATCGACAAGTTACTGCGCATTCCTAA
- a CDS encoding nucleoside hydrolase, with protein MNKQRMILDADTGIDDAIALLYALLSPEIQVEGITTCFGNIDVEQATDNTLRLLKLAGLENDIPVAKGAAHPLVRTDVRFSEHVHGHNGIGGAELPASNQQVIRQSAAEYIVEMAHKYPGEITLVTLARMTNLALALELDPGIAGMFKQVVVMGGSVLVPGNVSPVAEANFAGDAEAAAAVFQSGMPLTIVGLDVTLQTLLTRHQLGYLLEHAPAAKQPMVAFLRDSLEHYFRFYQEANHLIGACPMHDLLAVLVAENPSLVTTQNLHAFIATEGEQVAGMVVTDRRAKPHVGRPVDFCLGVDGERAISRMMALFLSEYPVA; from the coding sequence ATGAATAAGCAACGTATGATTCTGGATGCGGACACCGGCATCGACGACGCGATCGCGCTTCTTTATGCCCTGCTTTCGCCTGAAATCCAAGTCGAGGGCATCACAACCTGCTTCGGCAATATCGATGTCGAGCAAGCCACGGACAACACGTTAAGATTATTAAAATTAGCCGGCTTGGAAAATGACATTCCCGTCGCCAAAGGGGCCGCTCATCCGCTAGTCCGAACCGACGTCCGGTTCTCCGAGCATGTGCACGGCCACAACGGCATCGGCGGCGCCGAGCTGCCCGCATCCAACCAGCAGGTGATCCGCCAGTCGGCAGCCGAATACATCGTTGAGATGGCTCATAAATATCCCGGCGAAATTACGCTGGTTACGCTGGCCCGCATGACCAACCTGGCTTTGGCTCTGGAGCTTGATCCCGGCATTGCCGGCATGTTCAAGCAGGTTGTCGTTATGGGCGGCAGCGTCCTGGTGCCCGGCAACGTATCTCCGGTAGCTGAAGCCAATTTCGCCGGGGACGCCGAAGCGGCGGCGGCTGTTTTTCAATCCGGCATGCCTCTGACCATCGTCGGGCTTGACGTCACCCTCCAGACGCTGCTGACCCGGCATCAGCTGGGATACCTGCTGGAGCATGCCCCGGCTGCTAAGCAGCCGATGGTGGCTTTCCTCCGCGATTCACTCGAGCATTATTTCCGGTTCTACCAGGAGGCCAACCACTTGATCGGCGCCTGCCCGATGCATGATTTGCTCGCCGTTTTGGTCGCCGAGAATCCAAGCCTGGTTACAACTCAAAATCTGCACGCTTTTATTGCAACGGAAGGTGAGCAGGTGGCCGGCATGGTCGTCACCGACCGGAGAGCCAAACCGCATGTCGGGCGGCCTGTCGATTTCTGCCTTGGTGTTGACGGAGAACGCGCCATCAGCCGGATGATGGCTTTATTCCTGAGCGAATATCCGGTTGCCTGA
- a CDS encoding GIY-YIG nuclease family protein → MSLDKQRKKELASQYTQTFRRMGIYQIRNTVNGKRLVASAMDLDGARNRLAFTQQNNVNSMGALQQDWNRYGGASFVFEELDEIKPEEDFADAAGLEKYKGELEALLEMWIEKLQPFGDQGYNKRPK, encoded by the coding sequence GTGTCTTTGGACAAACAGCGCAAGAAGGAATTGGCATCACAGTACACCCAGACGTTTCGCAGAATGGGCATTTATCAAATCCGGAATACAGTGAATGGAAAAAGATTAGTCGCTTCCGCGATGGATCTGGACGGCGCCCGCAATCGTCTGGCCTTTACCCAGCAGAACAACGTAAACAGCATGGGTGCGCTGCAGCAGGACTGGAACCGGTACGGGGGAGCAAGTTTTGTGTTCGAAGAGCTGGATGAGATCAAGCCGGAAGAAGATTTTGCCGATGCCGCCGGATTGGAGAAATACAAAGGAGAGCTCGAAGCGCTGCTGGAAATGTGGATCGAGAAACTCCAGCCGTTCGGGGATCAGGGATACAATAAACGCCCCAAATAA
- a CDS encoding alanyl-tRNA editing protein, with protein MTTRLYYGDAGLREWTTTVTDRQERDGGYYVQLEETAFYPEGGGQPSDTGRINGIQVLEVQADDKETIWHRVESFLEETEVRCVLDGERRFDHMQQHSGQHLLSAVCLSLHGAATLSFHMGTDYATIDVEAPELSPSQLDALEQEVNRHIYEDRKITAYFVSREEAASLPLVKQPKVMNNIRIVEIDGIEYNACGGTHVSSTGAIGMIKLLKAEKQKGHTRIYFKCGSRALKEFNDNLVILNALAAKFNTGKEEILDRFAKWEQEQQTLKSELAVLKEQNDQYVSKELLTGANEGVIGQVFEEKTLKDAQNLAVKLAADSGLPVLFLTGIDNKVLLAYGGKGELSCGAFFKAHLAEYHGKGGGSDKMAQAGFGSREEAERFYQFAVNAVALKPLDQ; from the coding sequence ATGACGACTAGGCTTTATTACGGCGATGCCGGATTACGGGAATGGACAACAACGGTTACGGACAGGCAGGAGCGTGATGGCGGTTATTATGTCCAGCTGGAGGAGACGGCTTTTTATCCGGAGGGCGGGGGACAGCCGTCGGATACCGGCAGGATTAACGGGATTCAGGTGCTTGAAGTGCAGGCGGACGACAAGGAAACCATCTGGCACCGGGTTGAAAGTTTTCTGGAGGAAACCGAGGTTCGATGTGTCCTAGATGGGGAGCGGCGGTTTGACCATATGCAGCAGCACAGCGGACAGCATTTGCTTTCCGCCGTCTGTTTGAGCCTGCATGGAGCGGCGACATTAAGTTTTCACATGGGGACCGATTATGCCACCATCGACGTGGAGGCTCCGGAATTGAGCCCTTCGCAGCTGGATGCGCTGGAGCAGGAGGTTAACCGGCACATTTATGAGGACCGGAAAATTACCGCTTATTTCGTCAGCCGGGAGGAAGCGGCTTCGCTGCCGCTCGTCAAACAGCCAAAGGTCATGAACAACATCCGAATCGTGGAAATCGACGGCATTGAATATAATGCCTGCGGCGGGACCCATGTTTCTTCGACCGGAGCCATCGGTATGATCAAGCTGCTTAAAGCCGAGAAGCAGAAGGGACATACCCGGATATACTTCAAATGCGGGAGCCGGGCGCTTAAGGAATTTAACGATAATCTGGTTATTCTAAACGCGCTGGCCGCCAAATTTAATACCGGCAAAGAGGAGATCCTGGACCGCTTTGCCAAATGGGAGCAGGAACAGCAGACACTGAAATCGGAGCTCGCGGTACTAAAGGAGCAGAATGACCAATACGTGTCCAAGGAGCTGCTAACGGGGGCTAACGAGGGGGTAATCGGGCAGGTTTTTGAAGAAAAAACGCTTAAGGACGCCCAGAACCTGGCCGTCAAGCTGGCGGCGGACAGCGGTCTTCCTGTCCTGTTCCTGACCGGCATCGACAACAAGGTGTTGCTTGCGTACGGCGGGAAAGGGGAACTCTCCTGCGGCGCGTTCTTTAAAGCCCACCTGGCCGAATATCACGGCAAAGGCGGCGGAAGCGACAAGATGGCTCAAGCCGGATTCGGCAGCCGGGAAGAGGCGGAGCGTTTTTATCAATTTGCTGTAAATGCAGTCGCACTGAAACCTTTAGACCAATAA
- a CDS encoding SDR family NAD(P)-dependent oxidoreductase, whose amino-acid sequence MKTNDTITPQEPLNTGFGPRTTAAEAVGKVNLEGKVAIVTGGYSGLGLETTRVLAAVGAKVIVPARTPEKAKAALASIPGVELEMLDLMDPASIDAFAERFVRSGRPLHILVNSAGVMASEEAYDSRGYEQQFAVNHLGTSN is encoded by the coding sequence ATGAAGACAAATGACACGATTACACCTCAGGAGCCGCTGAATACCGGTTTCGGACCGCGCACAACGGCGGCGGAAGCGGTTGGGAAGGTCAATCTAGAAGGGAAGGTCGCCATCGTCACGGGCGGTTATTCCGGACTGGGGCTTGAAACCACGCGGGTATTGGCCGCTGTAGGAGCCAAGGTGATCGTGCCGGCGCGTACGCCTGAGAAAGCCAAGGCCGCCCTGGCTTCGATTCCCGGGGTGGAGCTGGAAATGCTGGATCTGATGGATCCGGCTTCTATCGACGCTTTTGCCGAGCGGTTTGTCCGCTCCGGACGGCCATTGCATATTTTGGTCAACAGCGCAGGGGTCATGGCTTCGGAGGAGGCTTATGACAGCCGCGGGTATGAGCAGCAATTTGCCGTGAACCACCTGGGCACTTCCAATTGA